The following coding sequences are from one Streptomyces sp. NBC_01294 window:
- a CDS encoding alkaline phosphatase family protein: MAYSAAQNWAEPELLDLAGAPVPEYGTGSLADLLPTLVAGQGVPGFTAAIAELTPADRNCVFLVDGMGWEQIKDHPDEAPYLTSLLGSSRGGTGRPITAGFPATTATSLASVGTGLPPARHGLPGYAVRNPASGELMNQLRWHPWTPPKPWQPYPTVFQQADKAGVATAQVSSPAFQTTPLTKVALSGGTFHGRMTGEERMDLAAIQLAAGDRSLVYTYFSELDGAGHRHGVDSDAWRGQLMLVDRLVQRIAEQLPPRTALYVTADHGMVDVPFDEDSRIDFDEDWELGAGVALLGGEGRARHVYAVPGAQNDVLTVWREVLGDRFWVASREEALELGWFGVPGECDERVLGRIGDVVAAAQADVAITASRNEPNESALVGMHGSMTAAEQLVPLLEIRT; encoded by the coding sequence ATGGCCTACTCCGCGGCGCAGAACTGGGCCGAGCCGGAGCTGCTGGACCTGGCCGGCGCCCCCGTCCCGGAGTACGGCACCGGTTCGCTCGCCGACCTGCTGCCCACGCTCGTGGCCGGCCAGGGCGTCCCCGGCTTCACCGCCGCCATCGCCGAGCTGACCCCGGCCGACCGGAACTGCGTGTTCCTGGTCGACGGCATGGGCTGGGAACAGATCAAGGACCACCCGGACGAGGCCCCGTACCTCACCTCCCTCCTCGGCAGCTCGCGCGGCGGCACCGGCCGCCCGATCACCGCGGGCTTCCCCGCGACCACCGCCACCTCGCTGGCCTCCGTCGGCACCGGCCTGCCGCCCGCCCGCCACGGCCTGCCCGGCTACGCCGTGCGCAACCCGGCCAGCGGCGAGCTGATGAACCAGCTCCGCTGGCACCCGTGGACCCCGCCGAAGCCCTGGCAGCCGTACCCGACGGTCTTCCAGCAGGCCGACAAGGCCGGTGTGGCGACCGCCCAGGTGTCCTCGCCCGCTTTCCAGACCACCCCGCTCACCAAGGTCGCGCTGAGCGGTGGCACCTTCCACGGGCGGATGACCGGCGAGGAGCGGATGGACCTCGCGGCCATCCAGCTCGCGGCGGGCGACCGCTCGCTCGTGTACACGTACTTCAGCGAGCTCGACGGCGCCGGCCACCGCCACGGCGTGGACTCCGACGCCTGGCGAGGCCAGCTGATGCTGGTCGACCGGCTCGTCCAGCGGATCGCCGAGCAGCTGCCGCCGCGCACCGCGCTGTACGTGACCGCGGACCACGGCATGGTCGACGTCCCCTTCGACGAGGACTCCCGGATCGACTTCGACGAGGACTGGGAGCTGGGCGCCGGCGTGGCCCTGCTGGGCGGCGAGGGCCGGGCCCGGCACGTGTACGCGGTGCCGGGCGCGCAGAACGACGTGCTGACCGTGTGGCGCGAGGTGCTCGGCGACCGGTTCTGGGTCGCGAGCCGCGAAGAAGCCCTGGAACTGGGCTGGTTCGGTGTGCCGGGGGAGTGCGACGAGCGGGTGCTCGGGCGGATCGGCGACGTGGTCGCGGCCGCCCAGGCCGATGTCGCGATCACCGCCTCGCGCAACGAGCCGAACGAGTCCGCGCTCGTCGGCATGCACGGCTCGATGACGGCGGCGGAGCAGCTGGTCCCGCTGCTCGAAATCCGCACCTGA
- a CDS encoding DUF5998 family protein translates to MAKSGTTTQGLRTAIERSGYYPALVAEAVEAAVGGEPISSYLVHQETTFDSNEVRRHVTVLVLTGNRFIVSHTDEQAADAGSPSPYATTSTESVKLSSISSVVLSRVVANPESYTPGTLPREVVLTIGWGAVSRIDLEPAACGDPNCDSDHGYTGNSTADDLSLRVSEAGDGPEAVRQTLVFAQALSEATAATSAPTR, encoded by the coding sequence ATGGCGAAATCCGGTACGACGACCCAGGGGCTGCGCACGGCGATCGAGCGCAGCGGCTACTACCCGGCCCTCGTGGCCGAGGCGGTGGAGGCCGCGGTGGGCGGCGAGCCGATTTCGTCGTACCTGGTCCACCAGGAGACGACCTTCGACTCCAACGAGGTGCGCCGCCACGTCACCGTGCTGGTCCTGACCGGCAACCGTTTCATCGTCAGCCACACCGACGAGCAGGCCGCCGACGCCGGGTCCCCGTCCCCGTACGCGACCACCTCCACCGAGTCGGTCAAGCTGTCCAGCATCTCCTCCGTGGTGCTGAGCCGCGTCGTCGCCAACCCGGAGTCCTACACCCCCGGCACCCTGCCCCGCGAGGTCGTCCTGACCATCGGCTGGGGCGCGGTCTCGAGGATCGACCTGGAGCCGGCCGCCTGCGGCGACCCGAACTGTGACTCCGACCACGGCTACACCGGCAACTCCACCGCCGACGACCTCAGCCTGCGGGTCAGCGAGGCCGGCGACGGCCCGGAGGCCGTGCGCCAGACCCTGGTCTTCGCACAGGCGCTCAGCGAAGCCACGGCCGCCACGTCGGCCCCCACCCGCTGA
- a CDS encoding bifunctional acetate--CoA ligase family protein/GNAT family N-acetyltransferase — translation MTIESDPSYPAHWEADVVLRDGGTARIRPITTEDAGRLVSFYEQVSDESKYYRFFAPYPRLSDRDVRRFTHHDFVDRVGLAATIGGEFIGTVRFDRIGPDGRPASAPADEAEVAFLVQDAHQGRGVASALLEHIGAVARERGIRRFAAEVLPANTKMIKVFTDVGYQQKRSFEDGSVHLTLDLEPTAESLAVQRAREQRAEARSVQRLLAPGSVAVVGVSRSGAGVGAAALRNLRDSGFHGHLYAVNEAVTRDLLDGVRAYRTVEAIGAPVDLAVIAVPADRVPEAVAACGEHGVQGLVVLSAGYGDSGPAGLARQRELVRQVRSYGMRLIGPNAYGVINTAPEVELNASLTPAPMPTRGRIGLFTQSGAIGIALLSALLRRGEGLSSFISAGNRADVSGNDILQYWYDDETTDVALMYLETLGNPRKFSRLARRTAAVKPVVVAKGGRHTPAGLVVPDTRLPEATVSALLRQAGVIRVDTVTELVDVGLLLAAQPLPAGPRIAILGNSESLGVLTYDACLTQGLRPLPPLDLTTAASPEDFRAALAAALASDDCDAVVVTAIPWVSEHALADDLAGALREAVAEIPGKPVAVVHVELGELVEALSAARSTSPAPPLPAVPHTEPHPAGALPRSPYARPAPAAAPVPSNPGRAGSGRIPSYPAAERAVRALAEAVRYGQWRRGLAEVGQVPEYEDIDEAGTAAQLAGLLADVDGGAVLTLTDWDARELLARYGIRVLSTLPAPSADAAVRAAGILGYPVALKTTAPHLRHRADLGGVRLDLTSEAELRRSYEEITELLGKPAELQPVVQAMVPRGVDTVVRSVIDPAAGAVLSFGLAGVASELLGDTAHRLVPATDRDAAGLIRSIRAAPLLFGWRGSDPVDTPALEELLLRLSRLVDDHPEVVGVTLEPVVVAAEGLSVLSATVRVAHPPARDDLGPRTLPSY, via the coding sequence ATGACCATCGAGTCGGACCCCTCCTACCCGGCCCACTGGGAAGCCGATGTCGTCCTCCGCGACGGCGGCACCGCCCGGATCAGGCCCATCACCACCGAGGACGCGGGCCGGCTCGTCAGCTTCTACGAGCAGGTCTCGGACGAGTCGAAGTACTACCGCTTCTTCGCCCCCTATCCCCGGCTCTCCGACCGCGACGTGCGCCGCTTCACGCACCACGACTTCGTGGACCGGGTCGGCCTCGCGGCGACCATCGGCGGGGAGTTCATCGGCACCGTCCGCTTCGACCGCATCGGCCCCGACGGCCGCCCCGCCTCCGCGCCCGCCGACGAGGCCGAGGTCGCCTTCCTCGTCCAGGACGCCCACCAGGGCCGCGGCGTCGCCTCCGCACTCCTCGAACACATCGGCGCGGTGGCCCGGGAGCGCGGCATCCGCCGGTTCGCCGCCGAGGTGCTGCCCGCCAACACCAAGATGATCAAGGTGTTCACGGACGTCGGCTACCAGCAGAAGCGCAGCTTCGAGGACGGCTCCGTCCACCTCACCCTCGACCTCGAACCCACCGCCGAGTCCCTCGCCGTGCAGCGCGCCCGCGAACAGCGGGCCGAGGCCCGCTCGGTGCAGCGGCTGCTGGCCCCCGGCTCGGTGGCCGTCGTCGGAGTCAGTCGCTCCGGTGCGGGCGTGGGCGCGGCCGCGCTGCGCAACCTGCGGGACAGCGGCTTCCACGGCCACCTCTACGCCGTCAACGAGGCCGTCACGCGCGACCTGCTCGACGGCGTGCGCGCCTACCGCACCGTCGAGGCCATCGGCGCCCCGGTCGACCTTGCGGTGATCGCGGTTCCGGCCGACCGCGTCCCCGAGGCCGTGGCCGCCTGCGGCGAGCACGGGGTGCAGGGCCTCGTCGTCCTGTCCGCCGGATACGGGGACAGCGGCCCGGCCGGCCTCGCCCGCCAGCGCGAACTGGTGCGGCAGGTGCGCTCGTACGGCATGCGGCTGATCGGACCCAACGCCTACGGGGTGATCAACACCGCGCCGGAGGTGGAGCTCAACGCCTCGCTGACCCCCGCGCCGATGCCGACGCGCGGCCGGATCGGCCTGTTCACGCAGTCCGGGGCGATCGGGATCGCCCTGCTCTCCGCACTGCTCCGGCGCGGCGAAGGACTGTCCTCCTTCATCTCCGCGGGGAACCGGGCCGACGTCTCGGGCAACGACATCCTCCAGTACTGGTACGACGACGAGACGACCGACGTCGCCCTGATGTACCTCGAAACCCTGGGCAACCCGCGGAAGTTCAGCCGCCTCGCCCGGCGCACCGCAGCCGTGAAGCCGGTGGTCGTCGCCAAGGGCGGCCGCCACACCCCGGCCGGGCTCGTCGTCCCCGACACCAGGCTGCCGGAGGCCACCGTCTCCGCCCTGCTGCGGCAAGCCGGCGTCATCCGCGTCGACACGGTCACCGAATTGGTGGACGTCGGCCTCCTGCTGGCCGCGCAGCCGCTGCCCGCCGGGCCCCGGATCGCGATCCTCGGCAACTCCGAGTCCCTCGGCGTCCTCACCTACGACGCCTGCCTGACCCAGGGCCTGCGGCCGCTGCCGCCGCTGGACCTGACGACGGCCGCCTCGCCCGAGGACTTCCGCGCCGCCCTCGCCGCCGCGCTCGCCTCCGACGACTGCGACGCGGTGGTGGTCACGGCCATTCCGTGGGTCAGCGAACACGCGCTGGCCGACGACCTCGCCGGCGCGCTGCGGGAGGCCGTCGCCGAGATTCCGGGCAAGCCCGTGGCCGTGGTGCACGTGGAGCTCGGCGAACTCGTCGAAGCCCTTTCCGCCGCGCGGAGCACGTCCCCCGCCCCGCCCCTTCCCGCCGTACCGCACACGGAGCCCCACCCCGCGGGGGCTTTGCCCCGGAGCCCGTACGCACGCCCCGCGCCCGCGGCCGCGCCCGTCCCCTCGAACCCCGGGCGGGCCGGATCGGGCCGGATCCCCAGTTACCCCGCCGCCGAGCGGGCCGTACGGGCCCTCGCCGAAGCCGTCCGGTACGGGCAGTGGCGGCGGGGACTCGCCGAGGTCGGGCAGGTCCCCGAGTACGAGGACATAGACGAGGCCGGGACCGCCGCCCAGCTGGCCGGGCTGCTGGCGGACGTCGACGGCGGGGCCGTGCTGACCCTGACCGACTGGGACGCCCGCGAGCTGCTCGCGCGGTACGGGATCCGCGTCCTGTCCACCCTGCCCGCGCCGAGTGCCGACGCGGCGGTCCGGGCCGCCGGGATCCTGGGCTACCCGGTCGCCCTGAAGACCACCGCCCCGCACCTGCGCCACCGCGCAGACCTGGGCGGCGTACGCCTCGACCTCACGAGCGAAGCCGAGCTCAGGCGCTCGTACGAGGAGATCACCGAGCTGCTGGGCAAGCCGGCGGAGCTCCAGCCGGTGGTGCAGGCCATGGTGCCGCGCGGCGTCGACACCGTGGTCCGCTCCGTGATCGACCCCGCGGCGGGAGCCGTCCTCTCCTTCGGGCTGGCCGGCGTCGCCTCAGAGCTGCTCGGGGACACCGCCCACCGGCTCGTGCCCGCCACCGACCGCGACGCCGCCGGACTGATCCGGTCCATCCGGGCGGCCCCCCTCCTCTTCGGCTGGCGCGGCAGCGACCCCGTGGACACCCCGGCCCTGGAGGAGCTGCTCCTGCGGCTCTCGCGCCTCGTCGACGACCACCCCGAGGTGGTCGGGGTCACCCTGGAGCCCGTGGTGGTCGCGGCCGAAGGCCTGTCCGTGCTCAGCGCCACCGTCCGCGTCGCCCACCCGCCCGCCCGCGACGATCTCGGCCCGCGGACCCTCCCCAGTTACTGA
- a CDS encoding HPr family phosphocarrier protein: MAERRVNVGWAEGLHARPASIFVRATTASGVPVTIAKSGGDPVNAASMLAVLGLGAQGGEEIVLASEAEGAEAALDRLAKLVAEGLEELPETV; encoded by the coding sequence ATGGCAGAGCGCCGCGTCAACGTCGGTTGGGCCGAGGGCCTGCACGCTCGTCCCGCCTCGATCTTCGTCCGTGCGACGACCGCTTCCGGCGTCCCGGTGACCATCGCGAAGTCCGGCGGCGACCCCGTCAACGCCGCCTCCATGCTGGCGGTTCTGGGCCTGGGCGCCCAGGGCGGCGAGGAGATCGTCCTCGCCTCCGAGGCCGAGGGTGCGGAGGCCGCGCTGGACCGCCTCGCGAAGCTGGTCGCCGAGGGTCTCGAGGAGCTCCCCGAGACCGTCTGA
- a CDS encoding GntR family transcriptional regulator: MRIPAHAVCTAIRDDIVSGVFEPGSRLTEEVLARRYGVSRVPVREALRTLESEGFVTTRRHAGACVAEPTEQEAADLLEVRMLLEPLAAARAARRRTEAHLKVLRGLVRLGQERARRGQGEDLRSLGGWFHETLAQASASPGLIAMLTQMRHKIAWMYVVEAPARPVECWAEHGAIVDAVARGDAERARTLTAVHADRTAGAHRPRLRPAVSTSQPAVNMSSGRH, encoded by the coding sequence TTGCGTATTCCTGCGCACGCGGTATGCACAGCAATCCGCGACGACATCGTCTCCGGGGTGTTCGAACCGGGCAGTCGGCTGACCGAGGAGGTGCTGGCCCGCCGGTACGGAGTCTCGCGCGTCCCGGTCCGCGAGGCGCTGCGGACCCTGGAGTCCGAGGGGTTCGTGACCACGCGCCGCCATGCGGGGGCCTGCGTGGCCGAGCCGACCGAGCAGGAGGCCGCGGACCTCCTGGAGGTACGGATGCTCCTGGAGCCGCTGGCGGCCGCCCGGGCGGCCCGGCGTCGCACCGAGGCACACCTCAAGGTGCTGCGCGGGCTGGTCAGGCTGGGGCAGGAGCGGGCCAGGCGGGGCCAGGGGGAGGATCTGCGGTCCCTGGGCGGCTGGTTCCACGAGACGCTCGCGCAGGCGTCCGCCAGCCCCGGGCTGATCGCGATGCTGACGCAGATGCGGCACAAGATCGCGTGGATGTACGTGGTGGAGGCGCCGGCCCGGCCCGTGGAGTGCTGGGCCGAGCACGGCGCGATCGTGGACGCGGTGGCGCGCGGGGACGCCGAGCGGGCGCGGACGCTGACCGCGGTGCACGCCGACCGGACGGCGGGGGCGCACCGGCCGCGGCTCCGCCCGGCGGTGAGCACTTCGCAACCTGCCGTAAACATGTCGAGCGGCCGGCATTAA
- a CDS encoding M23 family metallopeptidase: MAFGSRPAGSGKHRGSSRLSRKTAGYAGIAAIATTGVVGSLAAPAFAADNHSSSAPENGLGAVVVAEDLAGDLAEQAESQERVADQAAAKAQAEAEAKQKAAESKRLAEAKAKAERDAAERAAREEERKRLNTFVSPLDASYVSTQYKAGGGMWSSGSHTGIDFHAASGTSVHAVGVGTVVEAGWGGAYGNNVVIKHNDGTYTQYGHMSSLSVSVGQQVTPGQQIGLSGSTGNSSGPHLHFEARTGSQYGSDIDPIAYLRSHGVSL; the protein is encoded by the coding sequence ATGGCGTTTGGCAGTCGTCCCGCTGGCTCCGGTAAGCACCGTGGTTCCAGCCGTCTGAGCCGCAAGACCGCCGGTTACGCCGGTATAGCCGCGATCGCCACCACGGGTGTCGTCGGCTCCCTCGCCGCCCCGGCCTTCGCCGCGGACAACCACAGCAGCTCCGCCCCGGAGAACGGGCTGGGTGCCGTGGTCGTCGCCGAGGACCTCGCGGGCGACCTCGCCGAGCAGGCCGAGTCCCAGGAGCGCGTGGCCGACCAGGCCGCCGCCAAGGCGCAGGCCGAGGCCGAGGCCAAGCAGAAGGCCGCCGAGTCCAAGCGCCTCGCCGAGGCCAAGGCGAAGGCCGAGCGCGACGCCGCCGAGCGTGCGGCCCGCGAGGAGGAGCGCAAGCGCCTCAACACCTTCGTCTCGCCGCTCGACGCCTCGTACGTCAGCACCCAGTACAAGGCGGGCGGCGGCATGTGGTCCTCCGGCAGCCACACGGGCATCGACTTCCACGCCGCCTCCGGCACGTCGGTCCACGCCGTGGGCGTCGGCACCGTCGTCGAGGCCGGCTGGGGTGGCGCGTACGGCAACAACGTCGTCATCAAGCACAACGACGGTACGTACACCCAGTACGGGCACATGTCCTCGCTGAGCGTCTCCGTCGGCCAGCAGGTCACCCCGGGCCAGCAGATCGGCCTGTCGGGCTCCACGGGCAACTCCAGCGGCCCGCACCTGCACTTCGAGGCCCGCACGGGCTCGCAGTACGGCTCGGACATCGACCCGATCGCCTACCTGCGCTCGCACGGCGTCAGCCTCTGA
- a CDS encoding M16 family metallopeptidase, with product MTFHPRPQAGEPQPWAFPAPDRGELSNGLTLLRCHRPGQQVIAVEVNLAAPLDAEPEGLDGVATIMARALSEGTDKHSAEEFAAELERCGATLDAHADHPGIRVSLEVPASRLPKALGLLAEALRAPAFADSEVDRLVRNRLDEIPHELANPQRRAAKQLSKELFPASLRMSRPRQGTEETVVRIDSAAVRAFYEAHVRPATATAVVVGDLTGIDLDAVLADTLGTWTGNTAEALPVPPVTADDTGRVVIVDRPGAVQTQLLIGRIGADRHDRVWAAQVLGTYCLGGTLTSRLDKVLREEKGYTYGVRAFGQVMRSTADGKGASMLAISGSVDTPNTGPALDDLWKVLRTLAEGGLTDAERDVAVQNLVGVAPLKFETAASVAGTLADQVEQELPDDYQAQLYAQLAETGTVEATSAVVKAFPADRLVTVLVGDAALIEEPVRALGIGDVTVVAN from the coding sequence ATGACCTTCCACCCGCGTCCGCAGGCCGGCGAGCCGCAGCCGTGGGCCTTCCCGGCCCCCGACCGTGGGGAGCTGTCCAACGGGCTGACCCTGCTGCGCTGCCACCGGCCGGGCCAGCAGGTGATCGCGGTCGAGGTCAACCTCGCCGCCCCGCTCGACGCGGAGCCCGAGGGCCTGGACGGTGTGGCGACCATCATGGCGCGCGCGCTCTCCGAGGGCACCGACAAGCACTCCGCCGAGGAGTTCGCGGCCGAGCTGGAGCGCTGCGGCGCCACCCTCGACGCGCACGCCGACCACCCGGGCATCCGGGTCTCCCTGGAGGTCCCGGCCTCCCGGCTGCCCAAGGCGCTGGGCCTGCTCGCCGAGGCGCTGCGCGCCCCGGCGTTCGCCGACTCCGAGGTCGACCGGCTGGTGCGCAACCGGCTCGACGAGATCCCGCACGAGCTGGCCAACCCGCAGCGCCGCGCCGCCAAGCAGCTCTCCAAGGAGCTCTTCCCGGCCTCCCTGCGCATGTCCCGGCCGCGCCAGGGCACCGAGGAGACGGTCGTCCGGATCGACTCCGCCGCCGTACGCGCCTTCTACGAGGCCCACGTACGCCCCGCCACGGCCACCGCGGTGGTCGTCGGGGACCTGACCGGCATCGACCTGGACGCCGTGCTGGCGGACACCCTGGGCACCTGGACGGGCAACACCGCCGAGGCGCTCCCCGTGCCGCCGGTGACCGCCGACGACACGGGCCGCGTGGTCATCGTGGACCGGCCCGGAGCGGTCCAGACGCAGCTGCTGATCGGCCGGATCGGGGCGGACCGCCACGACCGGGTCTGGGCGGCCCAGGTGCTGGGCACGTACTGCCTGGGCGGCACCCTCACCTCGCGCCTGGACAAGGTGCTGCGCGAGGAGAAGGGGTACACCTACGGCGTGCGCGCCTTCGGCCAGGTGATGCGCTCCACCGCGGACGGCAAGGGCGCCTCGATGCTCGCCATCAGCGGCTCGGTGGACACCCCCAACACGGGGCCGGCGCTGGACGACCTCTGGAAGGTGCTGCGCACCCTCGCGGAGGGCGGTCTGACCGATGCCGAACGCGACGTGGCCGTGCAGAACTTGGTGGGCGTGGCCCCGCTGAAGTTCGAGACGGCGGCCTCGGTCGCCGGCACGCTCGCCGACCAGGTCGAGCAGGAACTGCCGGACGACTACCAGGCGCAGTTGTACGCGCAGCTCGCCGAAACCGGCACGGTGGAGGCCACTTCGGCGGTCGTGAAGGCCTTCCCCGCGGACCGGCTGGTGACGGTCCTGGTGGGCGACGCGGCGCTGATCGAGGAGCCGGTGCGGGCGCTCGGGATCGGTGACGTGACCGTCGTCGCCAACTGA